From one Comamonas piscis genomic stretch:
- a CDS encoding Bug family tripartite tricarboxylate transporter substrate binding protein: protein MRFARRRALAALLLSPLLALAADWPARPITIVVPAAAGGTTDIAARLLAQKMGPALKTSVIVENKAGGGGGIGTAYVARAKPDGYTLLMGNIGPVAINFSLYKKLAYGPNDLRGITNVISVPNILVVHANSPIQNVQQLVALGKQKPLTAATSGVGQSPHMSTELFRQQSGLDVTLVPHSGAAPAVTALLGQQTDFMIDNLPSSMPHIQSGKFRALAITSRERSAQLPDVPTMREAGVPMDVTAWFDLLAPAGTPDAIVNRLQQVAHEALQSADIRRTFAELGGVPGGESAAEHDAFIAQERKRWAEIVRAANLSLD, encoded by the coding sequence TGCGCTTTGCGCGCCGCCGCGCCCTCGCGGCCCTGCTGCTTTCCCCGCTGCTGGCCTTGGCGGCCGACTGGCCAGCACGCCCCATCACCATCGTCGTGCCCGCAGCGGCCGGCGGCACCACCGATATCGCAGCGCGCCTGCTGGCGCAGAAGATGGGCCCCGCGCTCAAGACCAGCGTCATCGTCGAGAACAAGGCCGGCGGTGGCGGTGGCATTGGCACCGCCTATGTGGCGCGCGCCAAGCCCGATGGCTACACCTTGCTGATGGGCAATATCGGCCCGGTCGCCATCAATTTCAGCCTTTACAAAAAGCTGGCCTACGGCCCCAACGACCTGCGCGGCATCACCAATGTGATCTCGGTGCCCAACATCCTGGTCGTACATGCCAACTCGCCCATCCAGAACGTGCAGCAGCTGGTAGCCCTGGGCAAGCAAAAACCGCTGACGGCCGCCACCTCGGGCGTGGGCCAGTCGCCGCATATGTCCACCGAACTGTTCCGCCAGCAGAGCGGGCTGGATGTGACCTTGGTGCCCCACAGCGGCGCGGCGCCCGCCGTAACCGCGCTGCTCGGCCAGCAGACCGATTTCATGATCGACAACCTGCCCAGCTCGATGCCGCATATCCAGTCGGGCAAGTTCCGGGCATTGGCCATCACCAGCCGCGAGCGCTCGGCCCAGCTGCCCGATGTGCCGACGATGCGCGAGGCCGGCGTGCCGATGGATGTGACCGCCTGGTTTGACCTGCTGGCCCCCGCCGGCACACCCGATGCCATCGTCAACCGCCTGCAGCAGGTGGCCCATGAGGCACTGCAAAGCGCCGACATCCGCCGCACCTTTGCCGAGCTGGGCGGTGTGCCCGGCGGCGAGAGCGCTGCCGAGCACGACGCCTTTATCGCGCAGGAGCGCAAGCGCTGGGCCGAGATCGTCCGCGCCGCCAACCTGTCTCTTGACTGA